One Rhododendron vialii isolate Sample 1 chromosome 2a, ASM3025357v1 genomic region harbors:
- the LOC131317173 gene encoding protein FAR1-RELATED SEQUENCE 5-like: MESNRQEEESVMPPPTVHQPSVLSSANSSQLLYTPQVKNELIPKINQEFDSLENVRKFYNRYGKEGGFSTRAHTSRKNSDHVIVRKEFCCFKQGVRVQKSTQPKKRRRGLTRENCRAKLAVVRKGEKYVVSQFFESHNHALTSLRRVHLLRSHRKVSAAKKALIEQLSAANVPTCQQMTLFELESGGLQNVGCSQQDLYNYKRDMKKTVDGHDANMLYEYFETEKVKNDGFTYTIEKDDEGRMTNCFWADATARKSYQYFGDVVVFDTTYNTNRYSMIFAPILGVNHHRQTTLFGCAFLCDETAETFEWLFKEWLKAMPAGPPKMIITDQDPAMTKAIGIALPNTHHRYCMWHITNKFSEKLSTLSYKEYYEEFKNCIWNSETPEQFEAGWVEVINKANLSGNDWLQNLYEIRERWVPAYVRHIFSAHMTSSQRAEITHSFFKRYVSKENSLLDFVTRFGRALARIRHNELDRDHKDINERPNLKSMYPMESTMSELYTFEIFYMFQDELFQNTAYKVMATNEDEHRVVYAVQRIKGSGSRVREVVVDKSSNHVRCSCKMFECAGIPCRHILAYFSRMQIEDLPNEYILWRWTKSAKAMRVRDGLSSGMKQICDTPLLERRNRLFQLASTLIDEAVVSEDGTQFVEELLSSGQKKLCDMKKVSEDGEGSAIQVSIICDHGLKEPLQVRAKGCGKRLKGGKEKAAKKARRCHGCGLTGQSHNKRNCPKLLSTSSQNAELNDEDDDDACKMDWCSSLELLLGLLWLHCMWGFLILL, from the exons ATGGAGAGCAAtcgacaagaagaagaaagtgtCATGCCACCACCGACCGTCCACCAACCAAG TGTGCTGTCATCTGCTAATTCTTCACAATTACTTTACACTCCCCAAGTCAAGAATGAGCTCATACCAAAAATTAACCAAGAGTTTGACAGTTTAGAGAACGTTCGGAAATTTTACAACCGTTATGGTAAAGAAGGTGGATTTAGTACCCGAGCACATACTAGTAGAAAGAATTCAGACCATGTAATCGTTAGGAAGGAGTTTTGTTGTTTCAAACAAGGGGTGAGGGTCCAAAAAAGTACTCAACCAAAGAAACGGCGTCGGGGGCTAACTAGAGAGAATTGTCGTGCAAAATTAGCTGTTGTGAGGAAGGGGGAAAAGTACGTTGTCTCCCAATTTTTCGAAAGTCATAATCACGCACTTACGTCTCTGAGAAGGGTGCATTTGCTCCGATCCCATCGCAAAGTGTCCGCTGCCAAAAAAGCTTTAATAGAACAACTTTCAGCAGCAAATGTGCCAACATGTCAACAAATGACTCTATTTGAGTTGGAATCGGGAGGTCTTCAAAATGTTGGATGCTCACAACAAGATCTTTATAATTATAAAAGGGATATGAAGAAAACGGTAGACGGACATGACGCCAATAtgttgtacgagtactttgagACTGAAAAAGTAAAGAATGACGGTTTTACTTATACAATAGAGAAAGATGATGAGGGGAGGATGACAAATTGTTTTTGGGCAGATGCAACCGCTAGAAAGTCGTACCAGTATTTTGGGGACGTTGTGGTGTTTGATACTACATATAACACTAACCGTTATTCTATGATTTTCGCACCGATTTTAGGGGTTAATCACCATAGGCAGACTACTCTTTTTGGGTGTGCATTTTTATGTGATGAAACAGCTGAGACTTTTGAGTGGCTTTTCAAGGaatggttgaaagcaatgcCCGCAGGCCCTcccaaaatgatcataactgatCAGGATCCCGCAATGACAAAAGCAATTGGTATTGCTCTTCCGAATACGCATCATAGGTATTGCATGTGGCACATTACGAATAAGTTTTCAGAAAAATTAAGTACGTTGTCCTACAAAGAATATTATGAGGAGTTTAAGAATTGTATATGGAATTCCGAGACCCCTGAACAATTCGAGGCTGGATGGGTAGAGGTGATAAATAAAGCTAACTTATCCGGCAATGATTGGTTACAAAACTTGTACGAAATTCGTGAGAGATGGGTTCCTGCATACGTGAGACACATTTTTTCTGcccacatgactagtagtcaaaGAGCCGAAATTACTCATTCATTCTTCAAGAGGTATGTGTCTAAAGAAAATTCATTGTTGGACTTTGTGACGCGTTTTGGGAGGGCACTTGCACGTATACGCCATAATGAGTTGGATAGGGATCATAAAGACATCAATGAGAGGCCCAACTTGAAATCTATGTACCCCATGGAGTCGACAATGAGTGAATTGTATACATTTGAGATATTTTACATGTTTCAAGATGAGCTCTTTCAAAATACTGCTTATAAAGTGATGGCAACAAATGAGGACGAACATCGGGTTGTGTATGCCGTTCAAAGGATAAAGGGGAGTGGTTCGAGGGTTCGTGAAGTTGTGGTAGATAAGTCGTCAAACCATGTCCGTTGTAGTTGTAAGATGTTTGAGTGTGCCGGAATTCCTTGTCGGCACATCTTGGCTTACTTTTCTAGAATGCAAATAGAAGATTTGCCTAATGAATACATCTTGTGGAGGTGGACAAAATCAGCGAAGGCTATGCGAGTTAGAGATGGCTTGAGTTCAGGCATGAAACAAATATGTGACACGCCTTTGTTAGAGCGGCGAAATAGACTCTTCCAACTTGCTTCTACTTTAATTGATGAGGCCGTAGTATCTGAGGACGGAACACAATTTGTGGAAGAACTTTTGAGTTCGGGTCAAAAGAAGTTGTGTGACATGAAAAAAGTAAGCGAAGATGGTGAAGGGAGTGCTATCCAAGTGTCGATTATTTGTGATCATGGTTTGAAAGAACCGCTTCAAGTGAGGGCTAAGGGTTGTGGTAAACGACTCAAGGGAGGGAAAGAAAAGGCTGCCAAGAAAGCTAGGCGTTGTCATGGTTGTGGGTTAACAGGGCAATCGCACAACAAAAGAAATTGTCCAAAACTTCTCAGCAC atcttCGCAAAATGCTGAGTTGAATGATGAAGACGACGACGATGCTTGTAA GATGGATTGGTGTAGCAGTTTGGAACTGCTGTTGGGGCTTTTGTGGTTGCATTGCATGTGGGGTTTTCTGATTTTGTTGTGA
- the LOC131317172 gene encoding F-box/kelch-repeat protein At3g23880-like, producing MIGSKIRRGRMKRKKGTSTAESSFPNIIIPEEIIVEILSRLPLDSLARFTLVSKQWRSLISDISVAKTGPPTVLFLSDSGARAYSFSPDSIDEHQQEVLHMKRVRVPWNMNAFVNRNKIRLLGSCKGLLLMHADEDLFLWNPLVRFFKKVLAFERLRDEGYRVCSGLCYDSTSDEYKAVLALAHQTPSYSSEFVVVGSFKGKSWTMIHFPYSVRTANSGPIVNQNLHWYASKNIDTGNYFLSPHQIIYFDAHMDKFEEVPMPDPRGEDGDIICGLGALDGCLCTFRCKGEKSVELLLMKEYGVQNSWTSIIAVSDFLTSSPYYELLAPLCYTKNGEILTWGWEYVLNTNFESTKKTGKMMNESQFY from the coding sequence aTGATCGgatcaaaaataagaaggggaagaatgaagaggaagaagggTACATCAACAGCAGAATCAAGTTTCCCAAATATTATTATTCCAGAAGAAATCATTGTCGAAATACTATCACGATTACCCCTAGATTCTCTTGCTCGATTCACTTTGGTTTCCAAGCAATGGCGTTCTTTGATTTCTGACATATCCGTCGCGAAAACCGGCCCACCAACGGTTCTATTTCTGTCCGACTCGGGAGCAAGAGCATATTCCTTTTCACCCGACTCCATTGACGAACACCAACAGGAAGTACTTCACATGAAAAGAGTTCGTGTTCCATGGAACATGAATGCGTTCGTTAATCGGAACAAGATTCGACTCCTGGGATCGTGTAAGGGGTTGTTGCTCATGCATGCCGACGAGGATTTGTTCTTGTGGAATCCACTGGTTAGATTCTTCAAGAAGGTGCTAGCATTTGAGCGATTGCGTGACGAGGGCTACCGAGTTTGTTCGGGGCTTTGCTATGACTCCACCAGTGATGAGTACAAGGCCGTTCTTGCCCTTGCTCACCAAACTCCAAGTTACAGCAGCGAATTCGTAGTGGTTGGTAGCTTCAAAGGTAAAAGTTGGACGATGATTCACTTCCCGTATAGCGTACGTACAGCGAATTCGGGGCCTATAGTCAATCAAAATCTTCATTGGTATGCCTCTAAGAATATTGATACAGGTAATTATTTCCTTTCACCCcaccaaattatttactttgatgCACATATGGATAAATTCGAGGAGGTACCGATGCCAGATCCTAGAGGTGAGGACGGAGATATCATTTGCGGATTGGGAGCTTTGGATGGATGCCTTTGTACGTTTCGCTGCAAGGGTGAAAAAAGTGTTGAGCTATTATTAATGAAAGAATATGGTGTGCAAAACTCTTGGACTAGTATTATTGCTGTATCAGATTTTTTGACCTCTAGTCCTTATTATGAGTTGTTGGCGCCGTTATG